The genomic window agatgacaccaaattgggaggactggcaaatactccagaacagcggtccgcaagcttccgcttgccgcggaccgctgtggagttgtgggcggagagggcggcccctGTGAGTCGGGTAGCTTCACCAGACATCAGCCTACTGGAGGGGATACGCCAGGGCGGTGGCCCACTTGACTGGCCCCAAGGCACCTACGGGCGAGGAGACCGTCTCAAGCACGGTGGATGACAGTGCAGAGGGTCAGAGTTCTGCTTCAGCGGACACTGAGCAGTTGTCTGGGCCATCACGCAGGAAGAGGCGAAGGAGGTCAAGCCACAAGAAACATTGCAGGGCACGGTGCTCCCGTTCCTCTGCTGAGTCATCCAccagtgaggagggggaaggggtgcaTCAGGACGGCCGCTATTGGCTTGAGGGGGCTTTTGTCCCAagtctgcctgcctggctgcacaAACGGCGGGCTGAGGCCAAGCGGCTTCTGGCTGCTGATACCTTGGCTGGGTTTCCCACGGACCCACCAGACCAGTATGGGGATGCTGATGCTCCTCTCGGCATACACCTGCCCCGCAGGTTACGGGTCAGGGCCCTGGATGGGTATTTTGTTGACATGCTAGCGGTGGTCTGGTTGGGTCCCAAGGGAGGGGACATGGGGAGGCGTAAGGATAAGCGTAAAAAGGATGTCCCCAGATGTGAACGCACCTTTCAGAACTGATAGAGGGGCTACGTAGGATAGTTGGTGCTTATTGCTGCTGCGTACTCTGCAAGGGGATGGCATTTAGTGCGCCACTTATCACATGTTCTGGAGGCCAGGGAGTTTGCTGGGGAGGAGGCAGCCCTGGATTatgatcaagatttcagggaacTGGCCTCCCATAACCTCCTGGCTAGATGGGACATTAGGAACAGGGATTCATGCTTGGTAAAAGTCGGGCCTAATGTGCACCAGGCACGGGAGAAGGAGTGCAGGCTGATGCCACTGCGGCGCCAGTTGGCCTTCCCATGCTGGGATTTCAATCGCAAGACCTGTAGGCGGCCTCTGTGCTGGTACAGCCATGTATGTGAGCTCTGTGGGGGCGGGCACGATGGCCAAACGTGCACTAAACCCAGTGGATCACAGCAGCCCTTTCGTAGGGCCAGGCCCACCATGCAGAAGGATGGGGGTCCGGGTACAGGATGAGCTTTTGCAACGGCCTAACGCACTTGCTTGCACGGCTGGTGCCCAGTGGGGTCTTGCTCCCACTCCAGTAAAGGTAAGTGACCTCCgcctgtggctggacaggtaccCTGACAGGGTGGCTGTCACctatgctggaagggaagggagcatgtgaagggtgggcgctactcaaacaagagctattgcatgctcaatcaatgactatcccagaaagatgaaaacactgcaggagctctaagaagcctatttggatgaacagagaacttcaagaggaactaagaaagaaaaggaaaatgttcaggaaatggagggaaggacagggctctaaagaagagtatctacaggttactaggcactgtagatcaataatcagaaaggccaaagctgagagtgagctaagattggccagggaagcccattgtaacaagaaaagatttttcagtaatgtgaggagcaaacgtaaagtaaaggaggcaataggcccactgttgggtgtggatggacaaactctaacggaggatgcagaaaaagcagacaggcttagtgcctattttacatctgttttttcccacaggtcaaagtgtttaggcacatctagagatggccgtagccaaaggatagtgtctgagtggcaggttaacatggatagagaggttgtcgagaggcatttagctgcactggacgagttcaaatcccctggtccggatgaaatgcacccgagagtgctcaaagaactttccagagaacttgcacagcccttgtccatcatcttcggaacctctttaaggactggagatgtcccagaggactggaagagagcaaacgttattccgatcttcaaaaaagggaggaaggatgacccgggaaactacagaccagtgagtctgacctctgttgtgggggagataatggagcagatattaaagggagcaatctgcaaacatctggaggacaatttggtgatccaaggaagttagcatggatttgtctccaacaggtcctgccagaccaacctggtttccttttttgaccaagtaacaggtttgctggatcggggaaattcagttgatgaaTTCACCCGCTGCACAAGGCCAgtcttacttggattttagtaaagcttttgacaaggttccccatgatgttctgatggataaattgaaggactgcaatctggattttcagatagttaagtggatagggaattggttagagaaccgcactcaaagagttgttgtcaatggtgtttcatcagactggagagaggtgagtagcggggtacctcagggttcggtgctcggcccggtactttttaacatatttattaatgatctagataagggggtggagggactactcctcaagtttgcagatgacaccaaattgggaggactggcaaatactccggaacatagagacagagttcaatgagaactgaacacaatggaaaaatgggcaaatgagaacaagatgcaatttaataaagataaatgtaaagttctgcatctgggtcagaaaaatgaaaagcatgcctactggatgggggatatacttctaggtaacactgtgtgtgaacgcgaccttggggtacttgtggattgtaaactaaacatgagcaggcagtgtgatacagtggtaaaaaagacaaatgccattttgggctgtatcaacaggggcatcacatcaaaatcacaagatgtcatagtcccattgtatacggcactggtcagaccacacctggagtactgtgtgcagttctggaggcctcacttcaagaaggacgtagataaaattgaaagggtacagaggagagcgacgaagatgatctggggccaagggaccaagccctatgaagataggttgagggacttgggaatgttcagcctggacaaaaggacgttgagaggggacatgatagccctctttaagtatttgaaaggttgtcacttggaggagggcaggatgctgtttctgttggctgcagaggagaggacacgcagtaatgggtttaaacctcaaatacaacgatataggctagatatcaggaaaaaaaattcacagtcagagtagttcagcagtggaataggctgcctaaggaggtggtgagctccccctcactgccagtcttcaagcaaaggttggatacacagttttcttggatgctttaggatgcttagggctgatcctacgttgagcagggggttggactagatggcctgtatggccccttccaactctatgattctatgattctatgattctatttgttgAAAGGTTTCACGGAGGGCTTCTGTATTCCCTATACTGGGGAGCGGGTGGCCACAGATTGTGGGAATTTGCGCTCGGCTTGGAAGTTACCACAGGTTTTGGAGGACAAGATCCGGAAGGAATGCCAGGCATTTGATGCCCCTCCCATGGTTAATCTCAGGGTTTCCTCATTGGGAGTGGTTCCCAAAAAGGCCCCTGGCCGGTTCAGGATGATCCATCATTTATCCTATCCTGCAAGGGACTCAGTGAATGCTCACATACCACAGGAGCTGTGCAAAGTGAGGTATACGTCTTTTGACCAAGCGGTGTCCATGGTGTGCTCCTGTGGGCTAGGGGCAttgatggcaaaatgtgacatacAGTCGGCATTTCGCCTCTTGCTGGTGCACCCAGCGGACTTCTGCTTGTTGGGCTTTAAATTTCACGAACAATGGTATTTTGACAAGACCATGCCCATGGGCTGTGCGGTAGTCTGTGCGGCCTTTGAAAAATTTAGCTCCTTTTTGGAGTGGGCAGTTAGGGAGCTGGGCCGCTTTCAGGAAGTCACTCATTTTTTCGATGACTTCCTGTTTGCAGGCCTGGCTGGGTCGCCGGCTTGTGCCTTCGAGCATTCCAGCACTGGCTGGGCACCTGAGGGTGCCTCTGGCGCCTGACAAGACCGAAGGCCTGGCATCATGCCTCTCATTCTTGGGGGTAGAATTGGACACCGTGGCTGGCACATCACGCTTGCCTGAGGGGGAGTTGGCAACTCTCAGGGCACTTATCACAGCCACGTTGTGCAAGTGGAAGTGCACGCTGAGGGAGTTCCAAGTTCTCTTGGGACACCTTAATTTTGTGTGCAGGGTCGTGgcccccagcagggctttttgtgCTCAGCTGGCACGCCTGACATTGGGGGCTACGGCTCCCCATCACCACATCTGGATTTCCAGACAGGTAAAAGAGGATCTCCAGGTGTGGTGGGTGTTTTTGCTCAGCTACAACAGGGTGTCCATTTGGTTGCACTCCACGGAGCTTCAGGATGCCTTGCAGGTGCATTCTGACACAGCCGGCAGCACAGGCTTCGGTATATATTTCAGGGACAGATGGGGCGTGGCCAGCACATTGGGGCGAACGTATTCGGAGGGATTTGACATTTTTGGAGCTCTTCCCCATCCTGGTGGCTGTCTCGATTTGGTGGGCGGAGTTTGCCAATTGCAGAGTGgttttttggtgtgacaaccaagcggTTGTTCACGTCATAAACTCACAGTCATCACGATCCGAACGGGTCATGTGGCTGGTGCGCGATTTGGTGCTGACGTGTCTGTAGGCCAACATCGCGTTCCGGGCTAAGCATGTTCCTGGCTTGGATAATACATTAGCAGATTCCCTTTCTCGCCTGCAGATCGACAAATTTTACCAACTCGCGCCAGGGGCATGCCAGGATCTGGAAGAATTTCCGAAGGAGCTCTGGGCTCTTCGACGGGAGTGATCATGAGAGgtgtcctgagctccttggccTCACCCAGACACAGGGCTTATACAGGAGCAGCCAAGGCATTCATGAACTTCGCTGCACAAGGCAGATATTCGCTTGCTTGGCCGATGCAGGAGCACATTCTGTTGTACTACTTGGTACATGTAAAGGGAAGGGGCATGGCACCGGGCACCATATGGGTTAACCTCGCCGGCTTGACATTTTTCAGCAGGGTGTTAGGTTCTTGGGACCCCAGTTCTTCTTTCCTGGCATGGAAGGCGGTGGAAGGCTGGTAGCGGGACACACCGTTCCGGCGGGACCACCGTCGTCCTGTCACCGTAACACTGCTGGCCCAGTTGCTCCACCTCTTGCACAGAGTCTGCCTCAGTCGCTATGAGATGAGGCTGTTCGCCGCAGCTTTCACTCTGGCATTTTTGGGGGCATTTCGCAGCAGTGAATTTTTAACACCCTCCAAGCGCGTTTCTGGCCCCTTCTCACTCACAGTGGAGAACATGGTTGATCATGGGGACCACCTGAAGATCACCGTGCAGCGATCCAAGACGGACGAGAGGGGACGGGGAGTTTCTATTCGTCTGTGCGCCCAAGACAAGCACCCTTGTCTGTTTACAGTCTGCGGCGTTACCTTGCATCCTGCCCTGGGGTGCCAGGCAATTTATTTATCCACGCTGATGGGTCCTGTTTATCCAGGTTTCAATTTGTGGCAGCACTTCAGGCATACCTCGGGCAGTTGGGGCTCCCATCACAGTGTTATGGAGTTCATTCATTCCGGATAGGGGCTGCCACACAGGCCCACATGCAAGAGGCTTCCTCCGAGCAGATAATGTCCATTGGCTGTTGGCGTTCGGCGGCATATAAAGGGTATGTGCGGTTGGGGGAAGGGATTAATCTCTGATGTATTGCAGGACTGACAGCCGCTGTCTCGATCTGGATTATGGGGCACAGCTATGTCTACTGGGCCGGACACTACGCGGAGAGGTCTGCATGGGGGCCCAACCTTGGACTTGGTGCTGACGTCCAGATCGATTGGATCGGGAACAGGGGAATGCAGTGGTCGGAGTTTCTGGATGCGGTCCACAGGGCGCTGGTCTGCTACAGCCGTCGGGTGCGTTGCTGATCCATCTTGGGGGCAATGATTTGGTCCAGGTTCAACGCGTGCATCTCATGAAGGCCATGGTGTTGACCTTGCTGCAGCAGCGGTTGCCAAACACACTGTTGCTTTGGTCGAACATTGTCGAACGCagggtttggagggggggagactcAGTCAGGAAACTTAACCGTTCGGCAAGGAAACTCAATGGGGTTATGGCTAAGTGGGCAACTGCTCAGGGGGCATGAGTTGAACACCACTATGGTATTGATAAGGACATAGAGGCTCATTACCAGTTGGACGGCACTCATCTTTTGGATTGGGGCTTGGAAGTTTGGCTTCAGGGCATCAGGGCCACGTTATCTGATTGGTTAGGAGGTGTTGGCGGAAACCGAACCGGACGGTCCTGTTCTGGTGGTGGATTGGGTCAAGGAGAGGAGCCAAAATTGGTGGAAGGAGTCGGGTCACAAGAACCAGACTCAAAGGTATAGGGACCTCCAGGAGGTGGCTAAGCAGTAAGGTAGGCCGGACTCGGATGGGAATGGCATGGAGCCAGATGGTTCGGGGTGGGCCTAAGAAGGTGAACGCCTTCAACAGCACCCGGGTGGAACATCCCCCTGGGGAATAAGATGGCCATCACAAAAAGCAGGAGATGCATGAGGCAATGCAGCCTCCTGAGCTGATGGGTAAAGGCAGAGTGGTCGGCTGACCATGAGTAATATGACTTCTTGTTAGGCCAACATCCTCATGTTTTGGTTAAACAAAGTTGTGGCCAGTTTTGAAGCCATATCTGTGTCGGCGTCATTCTTGAGCCAAAATGCCAAACCTGCAAGTCAACACAGCAGCCAGATACTTTAGCTAACAAAAGTCTACCAGGTAACCCTCTACTTGGAAATCATATGAACATAAGAACCCAAGAAGAGACCTGCAGGATTAGACCACTAGTCCATCTagatgcaggggcagtcaaactgcggccctctagatgtccatggactacaattcccaaaagcccctgtcagcaaatgctggcaggggctcatgggaactgtagtccatggacatctggagggccgctgtttgactacccctgaagagcagcatcctgtctcacacagtagccaaccaattCCCCTGGACTGTCAACAGGGCATAGAAATGCCTGCCATTTCTGAATAACATCTTTTATGggaacctctaatctggagaactgggtttgttctcccactcttcctccagctggagtcagctgggtgatcctgggccagtgcCAGTTCTTGCAgaactctcacagcctcacctccctcacagggtgtctgttgtggggagaggaagggaaggtgagtgcaAGTTGCCTTCAGGctgttaaaaacaaaactcttcttcttcagagatcATTTCATCAGAGTTTtgcctcacaaaagcttatagaaTAAAATATGTTGGTTTTTAAGCTTCCACTGGACTCATATTGTGTTCTACTACTGCAGGTTAACATCGATCCCCGCATGAAATCCATCCTTAGGTACGCAGACTCTCTTCTTAAGTGAAAGATAACAGGTAACTAGCTCCTATTTAGGTATCATACACTGATGGATTGAATTTAGTATATCCAGCTGTGGAACGGGCTCTGTTGGTTCCCCCAGCGCaacaagggaacatggaagaatcctgACCCTCATGGCCTTTTCTGttcatgtggaattggcctcagTGGACAGCTCTTTACACAGCTCAGGTGGTTGTGGTGATGATACCCCAAAGAAAGACAGACAAATCTCTCAATgatttgggacccctttggagtgGTCAGGGTGGAATAAGGTCTGCAGACCAAACTAGGCCCATTCTGCCACAACCCTCAGTTTTGCCTTTCTCCCTGCCCAGTCTTCCTTCAACTCCAAACTTCTGTCCTGTACAGCTTTTCCTCCAGCTACCCAATTAGCCCTTCTTTGTTCAGCCATCCTGTGCAGTTTGTCATGCAGCAGGGGCATGCTTGCAGAGGCCTGCTACTTCTCAGGGATCAGAGGTCTGTGTTTGCAGACAGGGTTTTTCAAAACATCCTTGTCTTTAGGGCTTTGTGCTTATAATTTCAGTTGAGATACTGCCTCCACAATCCAATCTGTTTGCCTGTTTCAGCTAAGCAGAAAACCAGAAGTGGTACTTGAAATCTAAATGCAGCTTCTTCCAAAACACGTTTTTAATAACTGGTACACCAAGATTCACAATGCCTAGAGAAGTATCTGAAATACCCTTGCTCCATACAGTCACAAATGTTAAGTGATgtacaaaatatattattttcataGTGATTCTTTGTTATTTCCCCAAGAAGTAAGATAAACGACAAGACTGTTTCAGCCACCGTGATTGCTTCTCACATCTTCTGGGTGCATGTGCTTCTCCCCAAGGATTTCTTGAGTGCTACTTGGACATCCTTGTTCTTCAGGCTATAAACGACAGGATTCAGCAGTGGAGTCACCAGTGTGTACGTGATGGAGATAAACATGTCCTCAGTCAAAGTATAACTGGATTGTGGCCGCAGGTGAATAATGGAAGCACATCCAAAGTGCACGACCACCACAATGAGATGGGAGGTGCAAGTGGAGAAAGCCTTGTGCTTCCCCTCCGCAGTGGGGATTTTCATTATCGTGTTTAAGATTAGAATATATGAGAGAAGGATCAGCAGGAATGAGAACACTatcactaaaaaagaaaaaaggaaaatgagaatttCCCCTACATAATTTTGGCCACAGGCCAGCTCAAGTAAAGGTGCTATATCACAAAGGAAGTGAGTGATTTTATTTGGCCCGCAGTACGGCAAGGTAAACACGGAATATGAATAGATTGCCGAAATTAAGAACCCACTTATTATTGAAAAGACCACCAGTTTAGCACAGAGTCTCTGATTCATCAGAAGCGGATAATGTAAAGGTTTGCAAATGCACACATACCGGTCGTATCCCATCACTACAAGAAGCAGACAATTTGTACATGCAAACCCCAGGAATATATACATCTGAACAGCACAACTAGTGAATGAAATAGTTGCCTTTTCTTGGAGAAGATTTACAAGCATATTGGGGATGAAGGTGAGCGTGTAGCAGGTCTCTGAAACGGAGAGTGTGgcgaggaagaagtacatggggatGTGGAGGCTGGAATCATGCCTTATTACAATAACGATGATGATATTTCCAGCCAAAATAGCCAAGTACATGATGGAGAACACTATGAACAAAGGGACCTGCAGGCTTGGGAAACGGGAAAATCCAACCAAGATGAATTCTGTCACCACGCTTTGATTTCCTTGTTTCACTGATGCAGCATCTGGAAAGAAAGCATTAGACTCTTACAAATTTGAAACAGTGAGATTCAACTGAGAATATATATCAGTGATACAGTGGCTTATAAGACACATGTGGCTCCTGGGCATACTATAGGGGGCTGTTCAGTGCGCTATTGCCAAATGTGGCCACAGCTCCATGGACAAATACCTTGTTTGCTAGAGTTGTGGTTGGCATTTGGTTGCTAACTCAAGGAATGGGAAAGTTGTGATCATTTTCAAGGTATAGTCTTCATGCTGGGAATGGGAGCAAATGTAACTCAGTTTGGATGAAAATGTTACAAAGCTGTCATCAATAATTATTGATTAAAATATGACAATATAGGAAAATTTAGTCTTTAATTGGGGTTTAATAAGGGTGATTTTCAAAACTGAGGTTTCATATGTCTCTAATTCATTCATGTATCGTTTTCCTAAGTTTTCTACTATAGAGCTGTCCATCCAAACTGAATACAGAATTGTTTTTTCAAAGCAAAAATAACGGTTAAACAGAACGAGATCCAACAAATCCAGCAGAAAATGCTAGAGTGGATCCAGAAGAGGTGTGCCATGTAGAAAATGATAGTCTGAGTTGATTTTTGTTGTGGTAGTTATAGGCCAGAACAGCCCGTCAAGTACACCAACATATAACAACACACCCTCCACAACAGAGCAATTG from Paroedura picta isolate Pp20150507F chromosome 7, Ppicta_v3.0, whole genome shotgun sequence includes these protein-coding regions:
- the LOC143841978 gene encoding olfactory receptor 10T2-like; this encodes MTTHRKVSCAAKNAVAYTLEPDLLECDARHLRNRSGLRSDAASVKQGNQSVVTEFILVGFSRFPSLQVPLFIVFSIMYLAILAGNIIIVIVIRHDSSLHIPMYFFLATLSVSETCYTLTFIPNMLVNLLQEKATISFTSCAVQMYIFLGFACTNCLLLVVMGYDRYVCICKPLHYPLLMNQRLCAKLVVFSIISGFLISAIYSYSVFTLPYCGPNKITHFLCDIAPLLELACGQNYVGEILIFLFSFLVIVFSFLLILLSYILILNTIMKIPTAEGKHKAFSTCTSHLIVVVVHFGCASIIHLRPQSSYTLTEDMFISITYTLVTPLLNPVVYSLKNKDVQVALKKSLGRSTCTQKM